From the Elusimicrobiota bacterium genome, one window contains:
- a CDS encoding tetratricopeptide repeat protein, whose product MKVRGIVLGALLLWAASAPVLADETAGRAGQIFNFGAGARALGMGSAHTALVSDASSVYYNPAGLGLLQAREVTFMHAALYEGAAYDYAAYAQNKRRKAGGWGVEFIRLNVGGAEGRDENNNSTGGFGYSEMALGFATAWRGVLYPLLSLGMKGKMLRRTMGGASGDSLYGVDLGAQMGPYAGDKLSFGFTAQNVMSFKQGDTDDSLKPAFRVGAAYRVVGPLALAADYSDAGELRVGTEYTMGIMALRFGLVDQALSFGGGFLFRSRYSVDVAMLNHPVLGMSQRISVGYRFAPQVQARKMQYFASEYLNNAQGELKKRNYLKGLHDLETALGIDPKVGAEWRARAERLHRLVKRMDLEAHPEDSETLAEDSPAALVAAAAIDAYASREEDRATVLAHAALGAEPGKGVYGRLLDAVANLSGRTIDRDQVLPPLRLSELKMRRAMEAIYARRFEAAITLLRESLWLQPGNALAWTRLGSAYFASSDKERAAEAWRKALEINPNDDKLRGFMTQQGLRP is encoded by the coding sequence GTGAAAGTCCGAGGCATCGTTCTCGGAGCCCTTCTGCTTTGGGCCGCGTCCGCTCCCGTCCTCGCCGACGAGACGGCGGGCCGCGCCGGGCAGATCTTCAACTTCGGCGCGGGCGCGCGCGCGCTGGGGATGGGCTCCGCGCACACGGCTCTCGTCAGCGACGCCTCCTCCGTCTACTACAACCCCGCGGGACTCGGCCTGCTGCAGGCGCGCGAGGTGACCTTCATGCACGCCGCGCTCTACGAGGGCGCCGCCTACGATTACGCCGCCTATGCTCAGAACAAGCGCCGCAAGGCCGGCGGCTGGGGCGTCGAGTTCATCCGGCTCAACGTCGGCGGGGCGGAAGGGCGCGACGAGAACAACAATTCCACCGGGGGTTTCGGCTACTCCGAGATGGCGCTCGGCTTCGCGACGGCCTGGCGCGGCGTCCTCTATCCGCTGCTCTCCCTCGGCATGAAGGGCAAGATGCTGCGGCGCACGATGGGCGGCGCCTCGGGGGACAGCCTCTACGGCGTGGACCTCGGCGCGCAGATGGGACCCTACGCGGGCGATAAGCTCAGCTTCGGCTTCACCGCGCAGAACGTCATGTCTTTCAAGCAGGGGGACACCGACGACAGCCTCAAACCCGCCTTCCGCGTCGGCGCGGCCTACCGCGTCGTGGGCCCCCTCGCGCTCGCCGCGGACTACTCCGACGCCGGAGAGCTGCGCGTCGGCACCGAGTACACCATGGGGATCATGGCGCTGCGCTTCGGGCTCGTCGACCAGGCCCTCTCCTTCGGCGGCGGTTTCCTCTTCCGCAGCCGCTATTCCGTCGACGTCGCGATGCTCAACCACCCGGTTCTCGGGATGTCGCAGCGCATCTCGGTCGGCTACCGCTTCGCGCCTCAGGTCCAGGCGCGCAAGATGCAGTACTTCGCGAGCGAATACCTCAACAACGCGCAGGGGGAGCTCAAGAAGCGGAACTATCTCAAAGGCCTGCACGACCTCGAGACCGCGCTGGGCATCGACCCCAAGGTCGGAGCCGAGTGGCGCGCGCGCGCCGAGCGCCTGCACCGGCTCGTCAAGCGCATGGACCTCGAAGCCCATCCCGAGGACAGCGAGACCCTCGCCGAGGATTCGCCGGCCGCTCTCGTCGCCGCGGCGGCCATCGACGCCTACGCGTCCCGCGAGGAGGACCGCGCGACCGTGCTCGCGCACGCGGCGCTCGGCGCCGAGCCGGGCAAAGGCGTCTACGGACGACTCCTCGACGCCGTGGCGAACCTCAGCGGCCGCACCATCGACCGCGACCAGGTGCTGCCGCCGCTGCGGCTCTCCGAGCTCAAGATGCGCCGCGCGATGGAGGCGATCTACGCGCGCCGCTTCGAAGCCGCGATCACGCTGCTGCGCGAATCGCTCTGGCTGCAGCCCGGCAACGCGCTGGCCTGGACCCGACTCGGCTCCGCGTATTTCGCGTCCAGCGACAAGGAACGGGCCGCCGAGGCCTGGCGGAAGGCGCTCGAGATCAACCCGAACGACGACAAGCTGCGGGGCTTCATGACCCAGCAGGGGCTCCGGCCGTGA